tatatatatatttaatatatattaataataataaataataataataacaataataataaataataataataataataataaaaaataaaatactaatactaataataaaatattaagattattaataataataatatcgaaatacaaataattataatattaataattatgttagtaataacattaatactaattgttaatgataatgtaataataatgtctaccaataatataattaataattaagttaTAACAGGTTTCATATATcctatttgtaatatatattatatagtaatatatatatatatattgaatatttaatacttataaatttTACAAATGcttcaatataatagttattaatagagatcttttatatatatatatatatatatatatatatatatatatatatatatatatatatatatatatatatatatatatagatttgtaataatattatatatctagTTATATATCTTTATTTTTCTAATAACTTACTTATTTgtttcttattttatatttttaattctaataggttaaagtatactttattaattcaaaatattataaatacatttatatttatatacatatataattatttgttcgtgaatcgtcggagtagtcaaaggtcaaatgattacttgaacacagttcaaagtttctaAGACttcacattacatactttgcttatcgtgtcggaaacatataatgataaagtttaaatttggtcggaaattcccgggtcgtcacaataggtGTCAAATTATCTTCAGTAACTGGTAACATAACTTTCTTTATAGTCCCCATAACTTTTGATAATGTTTGAGTGGTGGTTTTTGTAAAAACAAGGAGCTGAACAGCAGCAATAAACGGTTGAGTTGTGGTGGTTTTAAAACAGTAACAAACAGATGTATGCAGCAATTTGCTAGTGAGTTGTAGGGTGATGGTGTTGGTTCTCATGATAGAAATCAAAAGCAAGTATAGCTGTCGAGCAGTGAGCTGCCTTTGTGATTTTCGATTTGAGTTTAGCATTCAAATAGAAACATGGAAGTGAGAAAGAGAGAAGGGAGAAAAGGAAGCTGGTTATTTTCACGGTGGGCTGCAGTAGCAGCAGAAGTAACACGCTAGCAGCAGCAGCAAAAATAGAAACGAACTAAAATAGAAGTGGAGGTGGTGTTCGGTTATGGCTACTCTAGATAGAAATAGGAAATAAGTTTCAATGGTTTTGTGATATTACTTGACAAAAGAAAGAAGCAAAGATGAAGGAATAAATGGTGTTGATGATTTTGTGTATCTGCATATgcttatgcatatataatatatataaaaatatcaagTTGTGGTAATAACATCAAAAAGAGAACAATAATCGAATATCTACAAGCAAGTGGGGTGTGTTTTTGTAATTGAGAATGATAGTTTGATTTGATGGAaaacaaaaagaaagaaagaaagaaagaaaatatgTGGGTTTGTGATGGGTTAAGAGAAGTAGTGGGTTGTTTTGAGTGAGATTATAACTCTACATATATgcatattaatttaatacataaatagAATAGAAAGTATAAATGGATTAGAAAGTCTTGCAAGTTGTAAATTTTTTTTTCCCTCCCATGTGAATCTTAAAAAGCAAACATATACTTGTTTGTAAACTCGGGATCTTATTTTGGTTAATTCAAAAGGAACAGAAAGTAGAAAGTAGAtgtgagagatagagagagagagggaCTTGTTAAAAACATATTCTCGATGAGGTCTCATATATATCTATTGgtgttatgtatatgtatatacatatatagatagtgGATAGTTGGTAATAGGAAACATCCAACAATCAAATAACAGGGACATTTAATAATTCATAAATCATTAACATGCGTATGTATAACTATAATATAAATATCTAGTAGTGGATAGAATGGTGATCTATCAAGCACAGTGGAACACAATGACTCTCAAATCAAAAGTCATACACAGTAATAATATTTCAATAATATTCGGTTCACGGGTATAATTCAATCAAACTAAAGtagtaatttattattaataatatttaataataataatataataataataatcaaagaaatATGAACAtgtaaattgttagccgtcgtttactaaatagatttgaaattatgaaatatatttaatatactttatttatatatgtagatatgttttaaataataattatcataatatcatatttcataaaaccacaattaatatttcaaattatacttcaaattattatatatatagacacacacacatatctatttacaaatatttgttcgtgaatcgttgggaatggtcgaaagtcaaatgaatatatgaaaacagttcaaaaatttgagATACAACtatacaaactttgtttatcgtgacaaaaatattaaatcgtatcgagagtttggtttaaaattagttgaaattttatgGGTCGTCACAAAGTTCACACTACGTCTTGGGAAATCGAGACTTGAGTTGTGacagacatggtatcagagcttgggtTATAGGAAATGTGGAcagcattagtgtgtctagaccTGACCGACTaggattgcattagtgtgtcccgCCTATAACCGAGTCAAAATTTTTCCGGCCTCTACCATTTTTCGAGTcatatattattacttttactcgTCGGAAATTCTATAGGCTAACTTTTATGTGTTGTGTATGTTAAGATGGCTTCATCTAGTTCTATGGGATCCAACACCGTGACTGCACCTATCATTGTTAGTGGTGATTCTGACGATAATTCTAATAGGAACGAGTTTGAGATGTATCAACCATTCTGGCGACGATGGATATGGGTTAGGGAAATTCTAGGTAGATGGAACCAACAAGAAGGAACACCTTATCATGAACATAATGTGCCTCTGACTATTAATGATAGGGATGGATTAATGGTTCAATCACTATATAATACGATTTATACCTTGTTTGCTACGAAGTTTAGGCATGAGAGACGCGTTGAATGACTTCAAGGGATGGTTGATTATTTGTATATTCAGGAGAATCAGGATGGTAACTATTCATGTTTTAATGAGATCGAGGGTGTTCAGTGTACACAGCAGGAGGAGATTGAGTTATTGAAGCATCGTGTTGATGATCTATCGGCTAGGAATCATGATCTTTTAGAACAAGTTACTTGTTTGAACATCCGTTTGAACGAAGTGATTTTGGTGGTTAACACCATTGCACCACCTTAGACTCATCGTTTGTGATTATGAGTGTTGATTTTCTAGCTTACACTATTAGATGTTCATATTTCGGATATTATAGGTTAAGTAACTAATGCAATAGTtttttatatgtatgaatggaaCTAACGGGTAGGTTAGATACCCAAATTTTGTAATATTGAAAAGCCTATCTTAATCGATAACTTTTATATTATGATTGTTTGAGTTCGTTTTCATATTatgaacaattatgtatatatgttACTTATAATATCTCAAATATTTGAATTATCTTTCTTTGTTAGAAAAATGCCTCCGAAGAGAAATCCATATACGGGAATGAGTGCTACTCAGATTGATGAGATGGAAACTCAAAGAGTAGCCGAAGTGGTTGCTAACGCTGAAGCAGAACGTGTAGCAAATGCCGCGAATGAAAGAAGACCCGAAGTGGCAAACATTCAGCAGCGATGCAATTACAAGGCATTTATGGGTTGCAAGCCCCAGAGTTTTTCAGGAACAGAAGGACCGTAGGGTTAATGAGATGGCTTGAAAAACTAGAATCGGTATTCAAAATTAGTGAGTGCGCAGAAAATGATCAAGTGAAGTTCGCATCATGTACTCTTTTGGATGGAGCCTTAACATGGTGGAATTCTTTTGCCAAGTCTGTGGGTATTGATGTTGCATATAATatgccatgggaagaattcaagaaGCAGATGATTGATGAGTATTACCCGAGGAATGAGATTCAAAGGCTAGAATGGAACTTAAAGTTACAAGGAACAGATATCTCAGGATATACTAATCAATTTCTTGAGTTAGCTTTAATGTGCCCAACCATGGTTACTCCCGAATATAAGAGAATTGAGAGATATATTTGGGGAATGTCAGAagacattcaaggaaatgttataTCATCCAAACCTGAAACAATCCAGAGTACTATTCGTATGGCACATGATTTGATAGCGCAAGTAGTGCAACGTCAATCAATCAATGCTAAGACGGATGTGAAGGTTACGACTGAGAAGAGTAAGTGAGATGGAAACCAAGAAGGTAATTCCAAGAAGCAAGGAACTACCAAGGTTGAGAGTTCGAATAGCAAGTATGTAGGAAAGAAACCCTACTGTAGCAGGTGCACGAAGCATCATTTTGGTGTTTGTACTGTAGTTTGTGAGCGATGCAAGAAGCAAGGACATCTCCCAAAAGATTGTAGAGTTCGTTTATCAGGGAGTGATAAGAACGATAAGAACAATTAGaatgtttgttttggatgtggtcaAGCAGGGTATTTCAAGAAAGAATGTCCTAAGGCTAAGAATGGTGAACCGGCTAAGGGCCGAGCTTTTCAGATCACAACGAAGGAAGCTCGTGAGGACCCAGAGTTAGCCACGGGTACGTTCCTCCTAGATAATCATTTAACATTTATTTTATTCGATACCGGCGCTGATAAAAGTTTTATAGCTAAGGACTTTAGTGTTGCAATAAATAGGCCTTTAACTGCCTTAGACACTAGATATGCTGTAGAATTGGCAAACGGTAAATTGATAAAAGTAGATAAGATTATGCGAGGTTGTGCCTTAAATTTGTCAAACAATCTGTTCGAGATTGATTTAATGCTCGTTGAGTTAGGAAGTTTcgatgttgttattggtatggactggttgtctaaGAACCATACGGACATTATTTGTGCGGAAAAGTCTATCTGTATACCTCTTGAGAATGGTGAGAACTTAGTCATCCAAGGAGATAAGAGTAAGGTAAACCTTAATATTATTTCATGTATGAGAGCTCAAAGGTATTTAAAGAAGGGATATTCTTCCATTCTCGCGCACATAAAATAACTCAAAACCAAAGAAGTTGGATTAGAGGATGTTCCAATTGTTCATGAATTTCCTCAAGTATTCCCAGAAgatttgccaggattacctccgcaTAGACAAGTTGAATTCTAGATTGATTTTGTTCCCGGAGCCGCACCAGTTGCCAAATCGCCTAATCGATTAGCTCCTTCAAAATTACAGGAACTATCAAATCAACTCCAAGAATTGCTAGATAAAGGATTTATTCGATCTAGTGTTTCTCCGTGGGGTGCTCCAATCTTGTTTGTCAAAAAGATGGACGGATCTTTTTAGAATTGCATTGACTATCGAGAGCTAAATAAGcttacaatcaagaatcgttacccgttACCAATGatagatgatctatttgaccaattgcaagggtcaagtgtttattccaagatcgaCCTCATATCAGGGtaccatcaattgagagtcaaagaggaCGATGTACCTAAGACAGTGTTCAGAACACGCTATggccattatgaatttttggtaatgtcgtttggtttaaccaaCGCCCCTGCATTATTTATGGATATGATGAACAGAGTATGTAAGCCGTATCTGGAAAAATTTATCatagtgtttatcgatgatattttgatctactccaagaataAAGAAGAGCACGAGCAACATTTGAGATTAGTTTTTCAACTTTTGGAAAAAGAGCAGTTATATGCtgaattttcaaagtgtgatttttGGCTCGATTTAGTCCAATTTTTGGGTTATGTGGTTAATAGAGAAGGTATCCATGTTGATCCTACCAAGATTGAGGCTATCAAGAATTGGGAAGTACCTAAGAACCCGTCTCAAATTCGTCAATTTCTAGGACTTGCTGGATATTATTGATGATTTATTCAGAATTTCTCCAAGATAGCAAGACCGTTAACTGTGTTAACATACAAGGATAAGAAATTCGAATGGTCCTCAGCACAGGAATCTGCTTTTCAAATGTTGAAATAGAAGTTGACAACCGCACCTATACTATCACTACCAGAAGGAAATGAAGATTTtctggtttattgtgatgcatctagACAAGGGTTAggatgtgttttaatgcaacgacagAAGGTCATTGCAtatgcatctcgtcaactgaagaaccatgagcagaattatacaactcatgatttggaaaTAGGAGCCGTTGTGTTTGCAttaaaaatatggagacactatttatatgggaccAAGTGTACCATATATACAGATCATAAAAGTATGCAACATATTTTCAATCAGAAACAGTTAAACATGCGACAAAGACGTTGGGTGGAGCttataaatgattatgattgtgatattCGATATCATCCAGGGAAAGCGAACATTgtagctgatgcattgagtcgcaaAGAAAGGGTTAAGCCTCTGAGAGTTAGGTCATTGAATATGACTATTCAGACAAACCTTGTGTCTCGTATTCAAAATGCACAATTGGAGGCTATGAAGGAAGAGAACGTGAAGAAGGAAGGAATTAGTGAGAAGGATAAAAACGTTGAAGTTAAGAGTGACGGAACCCGATATTTTGCAAACAGAATTTGAATTCCAAAGATTGGTGGATTGAGAGAGCTTGTGATGGATGAATCACACAagacgagatattcaattcatccagggtcTGGAAAATGTACCATGACTTAAAGGAATTCCATTGGTGGCCGAACATGAAAGCTGagattgcaacttatgttgggaagtgtttgacatgttcgaaGATCAAGGCtgagaatcagaaaccatcaggattATTGCAGCAACCTGAGATTCtcgaatggaaatgggaaggaattatgatggatttcattacgaaattaccAAAGACTACGAagggttatgacactatttgggtaatagtgtaTCGACTTatgaaatctgcacatttcttacccatgaaagaaaccgacaagatggaaaagttggcaGATTTGTATATCAAGGagattgtctctagacatggagttccaatttctattatctctgaccgagatagcagatttacttcaagATTTTGGCAATCTTTGCAAAAAGCCCTAggtactcgtttggatatgagtacggcTTATCATCACCAAACCGATTGGCAGAGTGAGAGAACTATTCTGACATTGAAGACATGCTCCGAGCATATGTAATTGATTTTGGAAGTGGCTGGGATCAGTATTTACCTTTAGCCGAGTTTTCatgtaacaatagttatcactcgagtataaaGGCTGCTCCATTTGAAGCTTTGTATGGAAGAAAATGTAGATCACCATTGTGTTGGAGTGAGATTAGTGATTTACAATTGACAGGACCAGAGATTATCCAAGAGACAACTGAGAAGATCTTTCAGATTCAAGAAAAATTAAAGATGGCAAGAAGTAggaagaagagttatgccgatgtccGAAAGAAATttttagaatttcaagtgggtgacagagttatgctaaaagtttctccatggaaaggagtAATAAGGATTGGGAAGCAAGGAAAGCTGAGCCCGAGATATGTAGGACCTTTTGAGGTTATTGAAAGGATTCGTCCAGTTGCATATAGATTGAAACTACCACAGGTGCTTAGTGGTATTCATAATGCTTTCCATGTttcgaacttgaaaaagtgtttgtcgGATGAGAATTTAGTGATTCCTTTAGAAGAATTAAGTATCGATGACAAGTTGCAGTTTGTCGAGGAACCAGTAGAGGTGATGGATCGTGAGGTGACGACATTGAAGCATAGTAGAATTCCAAttattaaagttcgttggaatgctcggagAGATCCAGAGTTCACATGGGAACGTGAGGACCATATAAGGCAGAAATATCCTCATTTGTTCAATAATTGAAGTACCTCCTAAATTTCGAGGACAAAATttttcttaacgggtaggtaatatcacaACTCTAGCTTTTTGACCTAAGTTgtctagtttgacttctttaaGTTACCTTTTCCGACATGACGAGTAAATTTATTAATCTATGTCTTGgtttattttagggtttgtataGCCCTAAGGATGCATTTTAGGTTTTACCTGACTAAGTGTTACTTCACACATTTTGCATACAGACATAAACCCTAACTTTACATCATAAACCCTAGATTACTACTATGAACCCTAGTTCATTACCATAAACTCTAAAGTTGTAAATTATACTTTTACATATATATTAACCTAATAACTAAACTTATTAACTAAGTATTTAGATTAAAGACTTGAAACATTTTCATTTGAACATTTAATCATAAGATAGAAACATTTCTACACTTCATTATTTTCATAACTAGTCTTGATTTCTTTGTACTTAGCCATTTCTTTCACTTAACCAACCTTGACCTATCTAGATTAGGACTTAACCTTAGCTTACTTCCTAAACCTTAAACATACTAGTAAACATCTTAGGATTAAACATTAGAAAGCCTACACGAATACATGTACACTTTGATAgtattccaaatgaacatatatttaggcacaatatccttccaatatgtaaagcttttagttgcaattgttctatttttatgtaatattcgtttaaataaataagtgcgaagacaaaagaagaaaatgacgatttgaagacacaaatgaccaaaaagctcaaatgtacaagatataattcaagtggttcaatttattgatgagaaacgtctcaaaattacaagagtacgagccgcaaaacgcaaagtacaagatattaaattatacgaaaggacgttcgaaaaactggaccgggacctgagccaactatcaacgcgcgacgcaacggagctaaaattacaagtcaactatgcacaagaatataatataatatttaaataattatataaattatttatatattatatattatattaaaaaacgtcgacaaactagcaaacaaaaaatatgtgagctggatctgacggccatgcgatcgcatgggaaataggcataaaaatcatgctagtgcatgagcccatgtgagtgcatgagatttgcactaaaatctcatgcga
This genomic stretch from Rutidosis leptorrhynchoides isolate AG116_Rl617_1_P2 chromosome 11, CSIRO_AGI_Rlap_v1, whole genome shotgun sequence harbors:
- the LOC139875428 gene encoding uncharacterized protein: MKAEIATYVGKCLTCSKIKAENQKPSGLLQQPEILEWKWEGIMMDFITKLPKTTKGYDTIWYLPLAEFSCNNSYHSSIKAAPFEALYGRKCRSPLCWSEISDLQLTGPEIIQETTEKIFQIQEKLKMARRVIRIGKQGKLSPRYVGPFEVIERIRPVAYRLKLPQVLSGIHNAFHVSNLKKCLSDENLVIPLEELSIDDKLQFVEEPVEVMDREVTTLKHSRIPIIKVRWNARRDPEFTWEREDHIRQKYPHLFNN